One part of the Alistipes onderdonkii genome encodes these proteins:
- a CDS encoding glycyl-radical enzyme activating protein, producing the protein MKGIITTIQRMSIHDGPGIRSTLFLKGCDLRCAWCHNPETWSKHRQLQYIASKCIRCGTCIAACDQKALRAGERLVIDRAGCNRCGKCTEVCPTGAMSWIGREVSADEVVRELSADKIFFRTSGGGVTLSGGEPLLQAGFAREVLGGCLAQGIHTAVESNLTENWDVVETFLPLVKLWMCDLKLADPELHRRWTGQGNGRIISNLRQLADKGVPIIVRTPVVPGVNDTAEAIDALCRIISGLGGNVAYELLGFHPLGFGKFDDLGMTNPMAGTGALDGSILEELKKIPRRYGIKSKL; encoded by the coding sequence ATGAAAGGAATCATCACGACCATACAACGCATGTCGATCCACGACGGCCCCGGCATCCGCTCGACGCTCTTTCTCAAGGGCTGCGACCTGAGGTGCGCATGGTGCCACAATCCGGAAACATGGAGCAAACACCGTCAGTTGCAGTATATCGCAAGTAAATGCATCCGCTGCGGAACCTGTATTGCGGCCTGCGACCAAAAAGCCCTCCGGGCCGGGGAACGGCTTGTCATCGACCGTGCCGGCTGCAACCGCTGCGGCAAATGCACCGAGGTGTGCCCGACGGGTGCCATGTCCTGGATAGGACGCGAAGTGAGCGCAGACGAGGTAGTCCGCGAATTATCGGCGGACAAAATCTTCTTCCGGACTTCGGGCGGAGGCGTCACGCTGTCGGGCGGGGAGCCGTTGCTGCAAGCCGGTTTTGCACGCGAAGTACTCGGCGGCTGCCTCGCGCAGGGAATCCATACGGCCGTCGAGTCGAACCTTACGGAAAACTGGGATGTCGTCGAAACGTTTCTCCCGCTGGTGAAACTCTGGATGTGCGACCTGAAACTGGCCGACCCGGAACTCCACCGCCGCTGGACGGGACAGGGCAATGGACGGATAATCTCCAATCTGAGGCAACTCGCCGACAAGGGGGTGCCGATAATCGTACGCACCCCGGTCGTCCCCGGCGTTAACGACACGGCGGAAGCCATCGACGCATTGTGCCGCATCATATCCGGTTTGGGCGGGAACGTCGCTTACGAACTGCTGGGCTTCCACCCCCTCGGATTCGGCAAGTTCGATGACCTCGGAATGACGAACCCCA